AGACATCCGCTTCAAAGCCTGCTAAATCAGTCTTATCCTTGAAAACAGGAATACCCTGCCATTCTGACTCAGGCTCAAAAGGATCTAAAACTGCCACTAAGTCCAAGTCTGGATCAGCCAAGACCATCTGACAAGCAGCTTGCCCCATCTTTCCCTTAAAACCAGCAATAATTACTCGAATACTCATCTCTACTCCTGTCTAAGATACAAAGCCTGTAGGAACACAAAGTGAAAATAGGAGTTCTGATCAAGGAGTAGATACTCCTTGGAAGAACTATCTTTTTCACACAGGGTTCCAGGCGTGTTCAATTATCAAGATACAAAGGACCTTAGCTGCCCATGAAAAATAGGGAATGGCGCTGACTTTCCACGAAAGGAAAAACAGTCATCTTTTTTCAAGAGGCAGGTGGTCCGTGTTCAATCTCTAAGATACAAGATTTCTTAACTAGCTCAAAAGCGCCAACTAAATCACTGGAATATAACCTAAAGCAATGCTTCCTGCTCCTAGGTGTGTTCCAATGACACTACCAAATGTAGCAAGTGAAATATCTGTACCCACTCCAGATTCAAGTAAGTGCTGACGCAATTCTTCAGCCTTTTCAGGAGCATTTCCGTGAATGACAATGATACGGTATTTGCCTGAAGCTGTGGCTTCCTTGATAATCTCAATTAAACGCTTGGCTGCTTTCTTTTCCGTACGAACTTTTTCGTACACTTCAATCACACCTTGGTCGTTAAAATAGAGGATTGGCTTAATGCTTAGCAGATTGCCCAAAATCGCAGCTCCATTTGAAAGGCGTCCCCCTTTTACCAAATGATCCAAATCATCGACCATGATGAAAGCTGACGTACGGCTTATTTGAATGGCTAGCTTATCCTGAATGATGGCAAAATCATCTCCTTGATCTCGCCAGTTAAAAACGCTTTCAACCATGATGCCCAACGGAGCACTTGTAATCAAAGTGTCTGGAAAAGCAATGGTTAAGCCCTCATAGTCATCGACCATATACTGGATATTTTGGTAAAAACCTGAAATTCCAGAAGATAGAAAAATTCCTAAGG
The Streptococcus toyakuensis genome window above contains:
- a CDS encoding DegV family protein translates to MKLAVITDSSAYLSAETLQREDLFVLDIPVNIDGEEYVEGVNLTAEEFYQKMAQASELPKTSQPSIAKLDEILTSLKEQGYTHALGIFLSSGISGFYQNIQYMVDDYEGLTIAFPDTLITSAPLGIMVESVFNWRDQGDDFAIIQDKLAIQISRTSAFIMVDDLDHLVKGGRLSNGAAILGNLLSIKPILYFNDQGVIEVYEKVRTEKKAAKRLIEIIKEATASGKYRIIVIHGNAPEKAEELRQHLLESGVGTDISLATFGSVIGTHLGAGSIALGYIPVI